The following proteins are encoded in a genomic region of Candidatus Omnitrophota bacterium:
- a CDS encoding GIY-YIG nuclease family protein: MLQTADGKYYVGQTDNLELRIAQHQMGEIPGFTSRRLPVKLVFSEEFPSRDEAFVMERRIKGWSRGKKEALVAGDWQRISQMASRRRS, from the coding sequence ATGCTTCAGACTGCAGACGGAAAGTATTATGTCGGGCAAACGGACAACCTTGAGCTCCGGATCGCACAGCACCAGATGGGGGAGATTCCAGGCTTTACCTCAAGGCGGCTCCCGGTGAAGCTGGTTTTCTCTGAGGAGTTTCCTTCACGCGACGAAGCTTTTGTGATGGAACGTAGGATAAAGGGTTGGAGTCGTGGAAAGAAAGAGGCTTTGGTTGCGGGGGATTGGCAGCGGATATCGCAAATGGCCTCACGGAGGAGATCATAG